The proteins below come from a single Bacteroidales bacterium WCE2004 genomic window:
- a CDS encoding Biopolymer transport protein ExbD translates to MSRFKKGGKREMPGITSSSLSDIVFMLLFFFMVTTQMRETENKVKVVTPEASEVVKLERKDLNCYINIGSPTLAYQGQFGNEPRIQLNDSFRSTDDIRDFIAAERESKSEKDRQLMTVSIRADQDVRMGIVTDVKQELRRCSALKISYTARKPAK, encoded by the coding sequence CAGATTCAAGAAAGGCGGCAAAAGAGAAATGCCGGGAATCACTTCGAGTTCACTCTCGGATATCGTGTTTATGCTCCTGTTCTTCTTCATGGTCACCACGCAGATGCGTGAGACCGAGAACAAGGTTAAGGTGGTGACTCCGGAGGCTTCCGAAGTCGTCAAGCTCGAACGCAAGGACCTCAACTGCTACATCAACATCGGCTCCCCGACCCTCGCCTACCAGGGCCAGTTCGGCAACGAGCCCCGTATCCAGCTGAATGACTCTTTCCGTTCGACGGACGACATCCGCGACTTCATCGCCGCGGAGCGTGAATCCAAGAGTGAGAAAGACCGCCAGTTGATGACCGTGTCCATCCGTGCTGACCAGGATGTCAGAATGGGTATCGTGACCGACGTGAAGCAGGAGCTGCGTCGCTGCTCCGCACTGAAGATCAGCTACACTGCGAGAAAGCCTGCGAAATAG
- a CDS encoding asparaginyl-tRNA synthetase, whose amino-acid sequence MKEILRTKVKDLLAMEAGREVLAKGWVRTKRGNKEIAFIALNDGSTIKNIQIVVDKNETTEPVLAQIGTGACIGVRGNLVESVGSGQTVEIKAEEITVYGTCDPVRYPLQKKDTSFEYLRTVAHLRPRTNTFGAIYRLRSQMAFAIHEYFHSKGFVYLHTPLITESDCEGAGQMFQVTTLPLENIPRDKKGRVDYGKDFFGKQTSLTVSGQLEGELGATALGEIYTFGPTFRAENSNTPRHLAEFWMVEPEMAFYDIKDNMDLAEDFIKHLVSYALEHCMDDIQFLNDRYDPELVERLRGVIGTEFVRLEYTEGIRILEEAVKNGVQFEYPVAWGIDLQSEHERYLVEKHFGKPVILTGYPKDIKAFYMKQNEDGKTVRAMDVLFPKIGEIIGGSEREADLAKLEKRIDELQMSRKNLEWYIDTRRFGSCPHSGFGLGFERLLLFITGMSNIRDVIPFPRTPKNAEF is encoded by the coding sequence ATGAAGGAAATACTTCGTACCAAGGTGAAAGACCTGCTCGCGATGGAAGCAGGCCGTGAGGTTCTGGCCAAAGGTTGGGTCAGGACGAAGAGAGGGAACAAGGAGATCGCGTTCATTGCCCTGAACGACGGCTCGACCATCAAGAACATCCAGATCGTCGTCGACAAGAACGAGACGACCGAGCCGGTGCTCGCCCAGATCGGGACGGGCGCCTGTATCGGCGTGCGCGGCAATCTGGTGGAATCGGTCGGAAGCGGCCAGACAGTGGAGATCAAAGCGGAAGAGATCACGGTCTACGGCACCTGTGACCCTGTGCGTTACCCGCTGCAGAAGAAGGACACGTCCTTCGAGTATCTGCGGACCGTCGCACACCTGCGTCCCCGGACCAACACCTTCGGCGCCATCTACCGTCTCCGGAGCCAGATGGCCTTCGCCATCCACGAGTATTTCCACAGCAAGGGATTCGTCTATCTGCACACCCCGCTCATCACGGAGTCCGACTGCGAAGGCGCCGGCCAGATGTTCCAGGTCACGACCCTGCCGCTGGAGAACATCCCGCGCGACAAGAAAGGCCGCGTCGACTACGGCAAGGACTTCTTCGGCAAGCAGACCAGCCTGACGGTGAGCGGCCAGCTCGAAGGCGAGCTCGGCGCCACGGCGCTCGGCGAGATCTACACCTTCGGACCGACCTTCCGCGCCGAGAATTCCAACACCCCGCGCCACCTCGCGGAGTTCTGGATGGTCGAGCCCGAGATGGCGTTCTACGACATCAAGGACAACATGGACCTGGCCGAGGATTTCATCAAGCACCTCGTCAGCTACGCTCTTGAGCACTGCATGGACGACATCCAGTTCCTCAACGACCGCTATGATCCGGAGCTGGTGGAGCGCCTGCGCGGCGTCATCGGCACGGAGTTCGTGCGCCTCGAATACACCGAGGGCATCCGCATCCTCGAGGAGGCCGTCAAGAACGGCGTGCAGTTCGAGTATCCCGTCGCCTGGGGCATCGACCTCCAGAGCGAGCACGAACGCTACCTGGTCGAGAAACACTTCGGCAAGCCGGTCATCCTGACGGGCTATCCGAAGGACATCAAGGCCTTCTACATGAAGCAGAACGAAGACGGCAAGACCGTCCGCGCCATGGACGTCCTCTTCCCGAAGATCGGCGAGATCATCGGCGGTTCCGAGCGTGAGGCCGACCTGGCCAAGCTCGAGAAGCGCATCGACGAGCTCCAGATGAGCCGCAAGAACCTCGAGTGGTACATCGACACCCGCCGCTTCGGCTCCTGCCCGCACAGCGGCTTCGGCCTGGGCTTCGAGCGCCTCCTGCTCTTCATCACCGGCATGTCCAACATCCGGGACGTCATTCCGTTCCCGCGTACCCCCAAGAATGCGGAGTTTTAA
- a CDS encoding uridine kinase — protein MLVIGIAGGSGSGKTTVVKAITEQLHGKRVVVIPQDSYYKDSSDLSDEEKRNHNFDHPDAIDWELLCKQLAELKKGKAIEQPVYSYISCSRSKTETVRVEPADVIIIEGILIFTCKRLREQMDIKIFVDADDDDRLMRVMARDISERGKDVHWVIERYSRTVKPMYLQFIEPSKRYADIIIPQGGHNKVAIDVITATIEKSLKDKF, from the coding sequence ATGTTAGTCATCGGCATCGCAGGCGGATCCGGTTCAGGCAAGACGACCGTAGTCAAGGCCATCACCGAGCAGCTTCACGGCAAGCGCGTGGTGGTGATCCCCCAGGACTCCTATTACAAGGATTCCAGCGACCTCTCCGACGAGGAGAAGCGCAACCATAACTTCGACCACCCCGACGCGATTGACTGGGAGCTGCTGTGCAAGCAGCTCGCCGAGCTCAAGAAGGGCAAGGCCATCGAGCAGCCGGTGTATTCCTACATCTCCTGCTCCCGGTCCAAGACCGAGACGGTGCGGGTGGAGCCCGCCGACGTCATCATCATCGAGGGCATCCTGATCTTCACCTGCAAGCGCCTGCGCGAGCAGATGGACATCAAGATCTTCGTGGATGCCGACGACGACGACCGCCTGATGCGCGTGATGGCACGCGACATCAGCGAGCGCGGCAAGGATGTCCACTGGGTCATCGAGCGCTACTCGCGGACCGTCAAGCCGATGTACCTCCAGTTCATCGAGCCCAGCAAGCGCTACGCCGACATCATCATTCCGCAGGGCGGACACAACAAGGTGGCCATCGACGTAATCACGGCCACCATCGAGAAGTCCCTGAAAGACAAATTCTAA
- a CDS encoding TonB family C-terminal domain-containing protein, protein MRRLSADEKAGIYTTVIVHLAVVIVLLLAGLDWSVRQEKGFLLDFSKLEEKERMLEEIERLQKEAEFKESIAQRLQEQIDAAPPVRGVAVNRAALKDDRGTDAEQLYKDAERLQAELAKGHEIEQEEYADPTPARKQEEPQKQEAPAYSGPSVVSYFLDGRKASKLPIPAYRCMGAGQVTVLIKVAPNGTVVEARVDESVSSADKCLKEFAVRAARLSKFSAKADAPARQQGNIVYEFVAQY, encoded by the coding sequence ATGCGCCGGCTCTCCGCAGACGAAAAGGCAGGCATCTACACCACCGTGATCGTTCACCTCGCGGTGGTGATTGTCTTGTTATTGGCCGGCCTCGACTGGAGCGTCAGACAGGAGAAGGGATTCCTGCTGGATTTCTCCAAGCTGGAAGAGAAAGAGCGCATGCTGGAAGAGATCGAACGGCTGCAGAAAGAGGCGGAGTTCAAGGAAAGCATCGCGCAGCGGCTGCAGGAGCAGATCGACGCGGCGCCTCCGGTACGGGGCGTAGCGGTCAATCGGGCTGCGCTGAAGGATGACCGCGGCACGGACGCGGAACAGCTCTACAAAGACGCGGAGCGGCTCCAGGCGGAGCTCGCGAAGGGGCATGAGATCGAGCAGGAAGAATATGCGGACCCGACGCCCGCCAGGAAGCAGGAAGAGCCCCAGAAACAGGAAGCGCCCGCCTACAGCGGTCCTTCTGTCGTCTCCTACTTTCTGGATGGCCGCAAGGCCAGCAAATTGCCGATTCCGGCGTATCGATGCATGGGCGCCGGTCAGGTGACGGTGCTGATCAAGGTGGCGCCGAACGGGACGGTCGTGGAGGCCAGGGTCGACGAGAGCGTCTCCTCGGCCGACAAATGCCTGAAGGAATTCGCCGTCCGCGCCGCCCGCCTCTCCAAGTTCTCCGCCAAGGCGGACGCTCCCGCCCGTCAGCAGGGCAACATCGTCTACGAATTCGTCGCACAATACTGA